In a single window of the Littorina saxatilis isolate snail1 linkage group LG5, US_GU_Lsax_2.0, whole genome shotgun sequence genome:
- the LOC138966128 gene encoding succinate receptor 1-like: MTSSLSNMTTTDFSLTGTPALNLTDTVGGCKVVYRNMPFLPWNNPHNLISVQTQLLVTKSVAVFVTFICTLGFALNLVNCVVFAKLGLRDRINFLLFSNSCADVVACVYYVLHTIEYTYSLFLGDLRGYGPLGVALVNNGGNTLHGSAYVSRLISTLIACERCLCITSPFIAKKFLKTRTAGIIVGLASLILMGLHSLVALKFKVGCEYIPAIRASITTYYASEFYHNHPKLIDTLNVAVFAFTLPCFFLVATTLTTAITAVKLKRASSWRNRASTVPTMETKEMAVTKMLVAVSCVFILCSLPNILSRIISLFAPGMKLGGRNQNVHMVTVALLYLFNAINSSVNFIFYYKMGSSFRRILRGVCVGCSEEQSISTDQLCTAVTSASVGGTETL; the protein is encoded by the coding sequence ATGACGTCATCGCTTAGCAATATGACAACAACGGATTTCTCTCTTACAGGAACTCCTGCGCTGAACCTGACGGACACCGTGGGCGGTTGTAAGGTAGTGTACAGAAACATGCCCTTTCTTCCTTGGAACAATCCACACAACCTCATCAGCGTCCAGACTCAACTCCTGGTCACGAAAAGCGTGGCGGTCTTCGTCACGTTCATTTGCACCCTTGGCTTTGCGCTCAACCTCGTCAACTGCGTGGTGTTTGCTAAACTGGGGCTGCGCGACAGGATCAACTTCTTGCTCTTCTCTAATTCCTGCGCTGACGTTGTGGCGTGTGTTTATTACGTTCTTCATACTATCGAATACACGTACAGCCTGTTTCTTGGCGACCTCCGAGGCTACGGACCGCTGGGTGTCGCTCTGGTCAACAACGGCGGAAACACTTTGCATGGCTCGGCGTACGTGTCAAGGTTGATCTCCACCCTGATTGCCTGCGAACGCTGCCTCTGCATCACCAGCCCTTTCATAGCCAAGAAATTTCTCAAGACCAGAACTGCAGGAATTATCGTCGGTTTGGCGTCGCTAATCCTCATGGGTCTCCATTCCCTGGTTGCTCTGAAGTTCAAAGTCGGATGCGAATATATTCCTGCTATACGCGCGTCCATTACGACCTACTACGCGAGCGAGTTCTACCATAACCATCCTAAATTGATTGACACTCTGAACGTCGCCGTTTTCGCGTTCACCCTGCCATGTTTCTTCCTCGTCGCCACCACCCTCACCACCGCCATCACCGCGGTCAAGCTAAAGCGAGCTTCCTCGTGGAGAAACAGAGCCTCGACGGTTCCCACCATGGAAACCAAGGAGATGGCCGTGACGAAGATGCTGGTGGCAGTGTCGTGTGTGTTCATCCTGTGTAGCCTGCCGAACATCCTCTCCAGAATAATAAGCCTGTTCGCCCCAGGGATGAAACTCGGAGGTCGAAATCAAAACGTCCACATGGTCACCGTCGCTTTGCTCTACCTCTTCAACGCCATCAATTCCAGTGTCAATTTTATCTTCTACTACAAAATGGGTTCCAGTTTCAGAAGGATTCTTCGAGGCGTGTGCGTTGGGTGTTCAGAGGAACAGAGTATTTCTACTGACCAGCTGTGTACTGCTGTGACCAGTGCAAGTGTGGGAGGAACAGAGACactttaa
- the LOC138965919 gene encoding uncharacterized protein, translating to MIRVTLQIIILTPEPRLYPRITAGSAGCSPRTEIVNTSGTIDDGERNSFAQLTFSDAVEEEMRKNGDKTEANFCRLVRNWYRADDDGGLDSALRLQWRLSLRTCLLQRYNPHHFPPPAGYVGGIPVVTFESLLTNIERKAQMYCFAEDGSFNARALSTLDAENFFSILGDLTPGGVGLAIRPADIPRALKTACEMTILQADSNKSFFVHTTRAPVYPKLQACPPVDQLPEEREREEVGVSNMSSIQTRNHDFDMPARRQRRGKRKAATVSKPNEPSKGARGVRQHHKCDETKILPHVRLGVIVD from the exons ATGATCCGGGTAACTTTGCAAATAATCATACTCACGCCGGAACCTCGGCTGTACCCGCGGATAACCGCGGGCTCTGCAGGCTGTTCACCGCGGACAGAAATTGTCAACACGAGTG GGACGATTGATGATGGAGAGAGAAACTCCTTCGCCCAGCTCACGTTTTCTGATGCTGTGGAAGAAGAGATGCGAAAAAACGGCGATAAAACGGAGGCAAACTTCTGCAGATTGGTTCGAAACTGGTACCGAGCTGATGATGACGGTGGTTTGGACTCTGCTCTGAGACTTCAGTGGCGACTTTCACTACGAACGTGTCTGCTCCAGAGGTACAACCCACACCACTTTCCTCCGCCCGCAGGCTACGTTGGCGGAATACCGGTTGTAACCTTTGAGTCTCTCCTGACCAACATCGAACGAAAAGCTCAAATGTACTGCTTTGCAGAGGATGGAAGCTTCAATGCCAGGGCACTCTCCACATTAGACGCAGAAAATTTCTTCAGCATCCTGGGTGACTTGACACCCGGAGGAGTTGGTCTAGCCATACGTCCTGCAGACATCCCCCGTGCGCTGAAGACTGCCTGTGAGATGACAATCCTCCAAgcagactcgaacaa GTCTTTCTTCGTGCACACAACGAGGGCTCCGGTGTACCCCAAACTGCAGGCATGTCCACCAGTCGACCAACTGccggaggagagagagagagaggaagttgGTGTGTCAAACATGTCTTCCATTCAAACAAG GAATCATGATTTCGATATGCCGGCCCGCAGGCAGAGACGGGGGAAAAGAAAAGCTGCAACCGTGTCAAAACCAAACGAGCCCAGTAAAGGAGCGAGGGGAGTAAGACAGCACCACAAGTGTGACGAAACGAAGATTCTGCCACATGTTCGTCTGGGTGTTATTGTGGATTga
- the LOC138966133 gene encoding uncharacterized protein: MAESGCERELELALQDMNLEMPNGLRHVLFHTGTCRKDVYRSMWGSLMFIGKLKTGGVRTLVYPEEIREAVRRRFGDRPPQAGAYDRQYVDQGYHVSLEELVGAKWRGPPKTCKLCN; this comes from the exons ATGGCAGAATCCGGGTGTGAGCGCGAGTTGGAACTGGCACTTCAAGACATGAA CCTGGAAATGCCAAACGGTCTCCGGCATGTCCTGTTCCACACAGGGACATGCCGAAAAGATGTCTATAGATCGATGTGGGGGAGTTTGATG TTCATTGGGAAATTGAAGACAGGCGGGGTCCGGACCCTGGTGTATCCGGAGGAAATCCGGGAGGCGGTGAGACGCCGTTTTGGTGACCGGCCTCCTCAAGCTGGGGCCTATGACCGCCAGTATGTTGACCAG GGCTATCACGTCAGCCTGGAAGAACTGGTTGGGGCCAAATGGAGAGGGCCACCAAAGACATGCAAATTGTGCAATTAG
- the LOC138966123 gene encoding piggyBac transposable element-derived protein 4-like isoform X2 yields MERPNIFDALRTANGDDFHVDSAMLTETTPVVSHDAGHQEPQSGDDETSDEEGPLPPEGDSSPDQSEAELMEGDEQVPEASSETAKDGTEWCSAPTISKTAKTAPRNIFKMPPSKLLGCQNVNTPNDAFSLFITDKIVSDVVEFTNIEGRRVLKEAWDPVDREECQAVIGILLFLGARKQNMVSTEKIWDSVKGSGMVRACMSRRRFQNFMTYMRFDDKSTRSARREKDQFAPFRDMWTDFMKALSSHYIAGPLLTVDEQLVPFRGRCGFLQYLPSKPDRYGMKVFWVADAENAFPLYGIPYLGRPLGQDRQVNLGRNIATELATPFFKSGRNVTCDNYFTDLELAETLSKNGLTVVGTVRGNKRFLPNSFKTGRHLGLYDSEFAYNGATTVVNYQSKRRKSVILLSTMHDTGVVDRTPENQKKKPEIVLFYNATKGAVDTVDKMAHAYTVKRRTKRWPMVMFFNIIDLATIAARCVWSVRFPAHPLSKKDGRSDFIENISDQLMYPLLKQRMTSVAMPRSLHEAAEKAIKHLECDDLVKRQRKTSSKKALLPPAEDAAKSKRAGSKRPASSQDASTSGSKIKRCLFCSWRLDRKTKHTCCQCDEFICQDHTHKVCPVCIKAMATS; encoded by the exons ATGGAGCGACCAAATATCTTTGACGCTCTTCGGACAGCCAACGGAGACGATTTTCATGTGGACTCGG CGATGTTGACTGAGACAACACCAGTAGTCTCACATGATGCTGGACACCAGGAACCTCAAAGTGGAGATGATGAGACCAGCGACGAGGAGGGCCCTCTGCCACCAGAAGGTGACAGTTCCCCAGATCAATCTGAGGCTGAACTGATGGAAGGAGATGAGCAAGTGCCAGAAGCAAGTTCTGAGACTGCCAAAGATGGAACCGAGTGGTGTTCTGCACCAACTATTTCCAAGACGGCCAAAACGGCACCCAGAAATATTTTCAAGATGCCCCCCAGTAAGCTTCTGGGTTGTCAAAATGTAAATACCCCCAATGATGCTTTCAGTCTTTTTATAACCGATAAAATTGTATCAGATGTTGTAGAGTTCACCAACATTGAAGGTCGGCGTGTTCTGAAAGAGGCATGGGATCCCGTTGATAGAGAGGAATGCCAAGCTGTCATTGGGATTCTGCTTTTTCTGGGCGCTAGAAAACAGAACATGGTGTCGACAGAAAAGATCTGGGACTCTGTCAAAGGTTCTGGAATGGTTCGTGCATGTATGAGTCGCAGAAGATTCCAAAACTTCATGACCTACATGCGATTTGACGACAAATCGACCAGAAGTgcgaggagagagaaagatcaATTTGCCCCATTCCGCGATATGTGGACTGATTTCATGAAGGCTCTGAGCAGTCACTACATCGCAGGCCCTCTGCTCACAGTTGATGAGCAGCTTGTGCCATTCCGGGGCAGGTGTGGTTTTCTCCAGTACCTGCCATCCAAACCTGACAGGTATGGAATGAAAGTGTTTTGGGTGGCTGACGCTGAAAACGCTTTTCCTTTGTATGGCATCCCATACCTGGGTCGACCACTTGGTCAAGACAGGCAGGTCAACCTGGGTCGCAACATTGCCACAGAGCTGGCCACCCCTTTTTTCAAGAGTGGTAGAAATGTCACATGTGACAACTACTTTACAGATTTGGAGCTAGCTGAGACCCTGTCCAAGAATGGCCTGACTGTGGTAGGTACTGTGAGAGGAAACAAACGGTTCTTGCCAAATTCCTTCAAAACAGGAAGGCATCTTGGGTTGTACGACAGTGAGTTTGCCTACAATGGAGCAACCACTGTCGTCAACTACCAGAGCAAACGCAGAAAGAGTGTCATTCTTCTCAGTACTATGCATGACACTGGCGTTGTGGATAGGACACCGGAAAACCAAAAGAAGAAACCGGAGATTGTGTTGTTCTACAACGCAACAAAGGGGGCAGTGGACACTGTTGACAAGATGGCGCACGCCTACACGGTGAAACGCAGAACAAAGCGATGGCCAATGGTCATGTTTTTCAACATCATTGACTTGGCAACTATTGCTGCTCGTTGCGTTTGGAGTGTCAGGTTTCCTGCCCATCCTCTGTCCAAAAAAGATGGGCGGTCAGATTTCATTGAAAACATCAGTGACCAGCTCATGTATCCCCTATTGAAACAGCGAATGACATCAGTGGCGATGCCTAGAAGTCTTCATGAGGCAGCTGAGAAGGCCATCAAGCATCTTGAGTGTGACGATTTGGTGAAGCGTCAGCGCAAAACATCATCCAAGAAAGCGCTGCTGCCACCAGCAGAGGATGCGGCCAAGTCTAAAAGGGCAGGATCAAAACGTCCAGCGTCCAGTCAAGATGCCAGCACATCCGGTTCTAAAATAAAGCGGTGCCTGTTCTGCAGCTGGAGACTGGATCGAAAGACAAAACATACGTGCTGTCAGTGTGATGAGTTCATCTGCCAAGATCACACCCACAAAGTCTGCCCAGTCTGCATCAAGGCAATGGCCACTTCCTAA
- the LOC138966123 gene encoding piggyBac transposable element-derived protein 4-like isoform X1: MPICLGLVFLSRLLTSGIAVGTVTGEMERPNIFDALRTANGDDFHVDSAMLTETTPVVSHDAGHQEPQSGDDETSDEEGPLPPEGDSSPDQSEAELMEGDEQVPEASSETAKDGTEWCSAPTISKTAKTAPRNIFKMPPSKLLGCQNVNTPNDAFSLFITDKIVSDVVEFTNIEGRRVLKEAWDPVDREECQAVIGILLFLGARKQNMVSTEKIWDSVKGSGMVRACMSRRRFQNFMTYMRFDDKSTRSARREKDQFAPFRDMWTDFMKALSSHYIAGPLLTVDEQLVPFRGRCGFLQYLPSKPDRYGMKVFWVADAENAFPLYGIPYLGRPLGQDRQVNLGRNIATELATPFFKSGRNVTCDNYFTDLELAETLSKNGLTVVGTVRGNKRFLPNSFKTGRHLGLYDSEFAYNGATTVVNYQSKRRKSVILLSTMHDTGVVDRTPENQKKKPEIVLFYNATKGAVDTVDKMAHAYTVKRRTKRWPMVMFFNIIDLATIAARCVWSVRFPAHPLSKKDGRSDFIENISDQLMYPLLKQRMTSVAMPRSLHEAAEKAIKHLECDDLVKRQRKTSSKKALLPPAEDAAKSKRAGSKRPASSQDASTSGSKIKRCLFCSWRLDRKTKHTCCQCDEFICQDHTHKVCPVCIKAMATS, translated from the exons ATGCCTATATGTTTGGGTTTAGTTTTTCTCTCCAGGTTACTAACAAGTGGTATTGCGGTTGGCACTGTTACAGGTGAAATGGAGCGACCAAATATCTTTGACGCTCTTCGGACAGCCAACGGAGACGATTTTCATGTGGACTCGG CGATGTTGACTGAGACAACACCAGTAGTCTCACATGATGCTGGACACCAGGAACCTCAAAGTGGAGATGATGAGACCAGCGACGAGGAGGGCCCTCTGCCACCAGAAGGTGACAGTTCCCCAGATCAATCTGAGGCTGAACTGATGGAAGGAGATGAGCAAGTGCCAGAAGCAAGTTCTGAGACTGCCAAAGATGGAACCGAGTGGTGTTCTGCACCAACTATTTCCAAGACGGCCAAAACGGCACCCAGAAATATTTTCAAGATGCCCCCCAGTAAGCTTCTGGGTTGTCAAAATGTAAATACCCCCAATGATGCTTTCAGTCTTTTTATAACCGATAAAATTGTATCAGATGTTGTAGAGTTCACCAACATTGAAGGTCGGCGTGTTCTGAAAGAGGCATGGGATCCCGTTGATAGAGAGGAATGCCAAGCTGTCATTGGGATTCTGCTTTTTCTGGGCGCTAGAAAACAGAACATGGTGTCGACAGAAAAGATCTGGGACTCTGTCAAAGGTTCTGGAATGGTTCGTGCATGTATGAGTCGCAGAAGATTCCAAAACTTCATGACCTACATGCGATTTGACGACAAATCGACCAGAAGTgcgaggagagagaaagatcaATTTGCCCCATTCCGCGATATGTGGACTGATTTCATGAAGGCTCTGAGCAGTCACTACATCGCAGGCCCTCTGCTCACAGTTGATGAGCAGCTTGTGCCATTCCGGGGCAGGTGTGGTTTTCTCCAGTACCTGCCATCCAAACCTGACAGGTATGGAATGAAAGTGTTTTGGGTGGCTGACGCTGAAAACGCTTTTCCTTTGTATGGCATCCCATACCTGGGTCGACCACTTGGTCAAGACAGGCAGGTCAACCTGGGTCGCAACATTGCCACAGAGCTGGCCACCCCTTTTTTCAAGAGTGGTAGAAATGTCACATGTGACAACTACTTTACAGATTTGGAGCTAGCTGAGACCCTGTCCAAGAATGGCCTGACTGTGGTAGGTACTGTGAGAGGAAACAAACGGTTCTTGCCAAATTCCTTCAAAACAGGAAGGCATCTTGGGTTGTACGACAGTGAGTTTGCCTACAATGGAGCAACCACTGTCGTCAACTACCAGAGCAAACGCAGAAAGAGTGTCATTCTTCTCAGTACTATGCATGACACTGGCGTTGTGGATAGGACACCGGAAAACCAAAAGAAGAAACCGGAGATTGTGTTGTTCTACAACGCAACAAAGGGGGCAGTGGACACTGTTGACAAGATGGCGCACGCCTACACGGTGAAACGCAGAACAAAGCGATGGCCAATGGTCATGTTTTTCAACATCATTGACTTGGCAACTATTGCTGCTCGTTGCGTTTGGAGTGTCAGGTTTCCTGCCCATCCTCTGTCCAAAAAAGATGGGCGGTCAGATTTCATTGAAAACATCAGTGACCAGCTCATGTATCCCCTATTGAAACAGCGAATGACATCAGTGGCGATGCCTAGAAGTCTTCATGAGGCAGCTGAGAAGGCCATCAAGCATCTTGAGTGTGACGATTTGGTGAAGCGTCAGCGCAAAACATCATCCAAGAAAGCGCTGCTGCCACCAGCAGAGGATGCGGCCAAGTCTAAAAGGGCAGGATCAAAACGTCCAGCGTCCAGTCAAGATGCCAGCACATCCGGTTCTAAAATAAAGCGGTGCCTGTTCTGCAGCTGGAGACTGGATCGAAAGACAAAACATACGTGCTGTCAGTGTGATGAGTTCATCTGCCAAGATCACACCCACAAAGTCTGCCCAGTCTGCATCAAGGCAATGGCCACTTCCTAA